From the genome of Acipenser ruthenus chromosome 14, fAciRut3.2 maternal haplotype, whole genome shotgun sequence, one region includes:
- the bbs10 gene encoding Bardet-Biedl syndrome 10 protein, producing MNHVHSLDIGTLIQIAEALESIVCQCFGPNGGQVLFTKATGEILVTRDGQRVLNSLLLDHPIARMIVDCVSAHCSVTGDGAKSFILLLSALLRGLQALVDKGTAGQSTCHSFLGRAKQRSQEMKHVTDCLLTFQTQVLDQIIRQHLNQHVTYLFTGDKMTVTNDKIRSIMEAYFCGKIGNVHCKFLSEMACEYFFKCTCDQGRGRTLNLICRHFLDLHTAVKGFPIGSSRILEGLVLHRDFTVYCQTDGQLKVLVVTEPIQPPLSDAGTTLLLRSNFQLQSSNIWIAKRVEEIMNFLQQNQVKLLLSSVKQSDAVLYHAKLCGISVVQCIEADELSLFCYLAGIAPLSSPWDILHTRDTDLANAVFCKPVLLGAHRCAQIGLMNRGDFSPHCVILCGPIPGLTEQCVSAFHGGFKMLQHVFQPVDLCQGQEPCNTNPNNANANEAHQVLTHCSLETVVQEDSIIDTLNKTSDRHDIRCPTTEEMCASSNLVSDKEQGEVITEDPGANQSSLAADVNLDIRNTQAGILAGCKTTGDNLDEQLKQGNMNCVNKAREMGSMLGQHGCAFSSCAIQKDSTAAENTQRDIRGSALTQEHVDVLIEAGSVLPVGGSFEFLLHHYLRLYAQHSLQPEVKTTCSLVADAVLNIPRNIYNTKSTNRHFLQVYTKVRNDIQSKGCIIDGPRLLESMSCKYQLLVSVLQCVRSLVTIDSLIGIDRKTQNTTEGETEDVE from the exons ATGAACCATGTGCATTCTTTGGATATTGGCACTCTGATACAGATTGCTGAAGCCCTGGAATCCATTGTCTGTCAATGTTTTGGACCGAATGGGGGCCAAGTACTTTTTACTAAAGCCACAGGTGAAATACTTGTTACACGAGATGGACAGAGGGTACTGAATTCCCTTCTTCTGGACCATCCCATTGCCAG AATGATTGTGGATTGTGTctctgctcactgcagtgtgaCTGGAGATGGTGCCAAGTCATTCATTTTACTTCTGTCTGCATTGCTCCGAGGACTTCAAGCCTTGGTAGACAAGGGCACAGCAGGGCAATCCACCTGTCACAGCTTTTTAGGGAGAGCAAAACAGCGAAGTCAAGAGATGAAGCATGTGACCGACTGTCTGCTTACATTTCAGACACAGGTTTTGGATCAAATTATCAGGCAGCACCTTAATCAGCACGTCACATATTTGTTTACAGGTGATAAGATGACTGTGACAAATGACAAAATTAGGTCAATTATGGAGGCCTATTTTTGCGGCAAAATAGGAAATGTTCATTGCAAATTTTTAAGTGAGATGGCCTGTGAATACTTTTTCAAATGCACCTGTGATCAGGGAAGAGGTCGGACTCTGAATTTAATTTGCAGACATTTTTTAGACCTCCACACTGCAGTGAAGGGTTTTCCTATAGGGAGTTCAAGGATCCTGGAAGGGCTGGTGCTGCACCGAGATTTCACAGTTTACTGCCAGACAGATGGTCAATTAAAAGTGTTGGTTGTCACAGAACCAATCCAGCCTCCTCTTTCAGATGCTGGAACAACATTGCTCCTCCGATCCAACTTTCAATTGCAGTCTTCCAACATCTGGATCGCTAAAAGAGTGGAGGAAATAATGAACTTTTTACAACAGAACcaagtgaaattattattatccagTGTAAAGCAATCTGATGCGGTCCTCTACCATGCAAAATTGTGTGGTATATCTGTTGTGCAATGTATAGAGGCTGATGAGTTATCTCTCTTCTGTTATCTCGCTGGAATAGCTCCTCTTTCATCACCTTGGGACATTCTTCACACTAGAGACACAGACCTGGCAAACGCAGTGTTTTGTAAACCTGTTTTGCTCGGAGCCCATAGGTGTGCTCAGATTGGTTTGATGAATAGAGGTGATTTTTCCCCACATTGTGTTATCCTATGCGGGCCCATTCCTGGTCTAACCGAGCAATGTGTCTCTGCCTTTCACGGTGGTTTTAAAATGCTGCAGCATGTATTTCAGCCTGTTGATTTATGCCAAGGGCAGGAGCCATGCAACACAAATCCAAACAATGCTAATGCAAACGAAGCCCATCAAGTCTTGACCCATTGCAGCTTGGAAACAGTTGTTCAGGAAGATAGTATTATAGATACACTTAACAAAACCAGCGACAGGCATGACATTCGCTGCCCTACAACTGAGGAAATGTGTGCCAGCAGCAATTTAGTCAGTGATAAAGAGCAGGGGGAAGTTATAACAGAGGACCCAGGGGCAAATCAAAGCAGCCTTGCTGCTGATGTGAACTTGGACATCAGGAACACACAGGCTGGTATTTTAGCAGGATGCAAGACCACAGGTGATAATTTGGATGAACAGTTAAAGCAAGGGAACATGAATTGTGTGAACAAAGCAAGAGAAATGGGCAGTATGTTAGGACAACATGGTTGTGCTTTCAGCAGCTGTGCCATTCAAAAAGACAGCACTGCAGCTGAAAATACACAAAGGGATATCCGAGGCAGTGCCCTCACACAGGAGCATGTAGATGTCTTAATAGAAGCTGGCAGTGTTTTGCCGGTAGGAGGCAGCTTTGAATTTCTCTTACACCACTATCTCCGGCTGTACGCCCAGCACAGCCTGCAGCCTGAAGTGAAGACAACGTGCAGCCTTGTAGCAGACGCTGTGCTAAACATTCCCAGGAACATTTACAACACCAAAAGCACAAACAGACATTTTCTACAAGTTTATACCAAAGTCAGAAATGACATTCAAAGCAAGGGATGTATAATTGATGGCCCTAGGTTACTAGAGTCAATGTCTTGTAAATATCAGCTTCTGGTTTCAGTACTGCAGTGTGTAAGGAGTCTGGTGACTATAGACTCTTTGATAGGCATTGACAGAAAGACTCAAAACACAACAGAGGGGGAAACAGAAGATGTTGAGTGA